The following are encoded in a window of Prevotella melaninogenica genomic DNA:
- a CDS encoding succinate dehydrogenase/fumarate reductase iron-sulfur subunit, which produces MAKNISFTIKYWKQNGPQDQGHFDTHEMKNIPDDTSFLEMLDILNEELIAAGDEPFVFDHDCREGICGMCSLYINGTPHGKTERGATTCQLYMRRFNDGDVITVEPWRSAGFPVIKDCMVDRTAFDKIIQAGGYTTIRTGQAQDANAILISKDNADEAMDCATCIGCGACVAACKNGSAMLFVSSKVSQLALLPQGKPEAAKRAKAMVAKMDEVGFGNCTNTRACEAVCPKNEKIANIARLNREFIKAKFAD; this is translated from the coding sequence ATGGCAAAGAATATATCATTCACAATTAAGTATTGGAAGCAGAACGGTCCACAGGATCAGGGTCATTTCGATACACATGAGATGAAGAATATCCCAGATGACACCTCATTCCTTGAGATGCTTGACATCCTTAATGAGGAGTTGATTGCTGCTGGTGATGAACCATTCGTCTTCGACCATGACTGCCGCGAGGGTATTTGCGGTATGTGTTCACTCTATATTAACGGTACTCCACATGGTAAGACTGAGCGTGGTGCAACAACCTGTCAGCTTTATATGCGCCGTTTCAACGATGGTGATGTTATCACTGTTGAGCCATGGCGTTCAGCTGGTTTCCCAGTAATCAAGGACTGTATGGTGGATCGTACAGCATTCGATAAGATTATTCAGGCTGGTGGTTACACAACAATCCGTACCGGTCAGGCACAAGATGCTAACGCTATTCTTATCTCTAAGGACAATGCTGATGAGGCTATGGACTGTGCAACATGTATCGGTTGTGGTGCTTGTGTAGCTGCATGTAAGAATGGTTCTGCAATGCTCTTCGTTTCATCTAAGGTTAGCCAGTTGGCTCTCTTGCCACAGGGTAAGCCTGAGGCTGCTAAGCGTGCTAAGGCAATGGTTGCTAAGATGGATGAGGTTGGCTTCGGTAACTGTACTAACACACGTGCTTGCGAGGCTGTTTGTCCTAAGAACGAGAAGATTGCTAACATCGCTCGTTTGAACCGTGAGTTCATCAAGGCAAAGTTTGCTGATTAA
- a CDS encoding four helix bundle protein produces MNTHKDLIVWQKAMELVLEVYKATKTYPREELFGLASQMRRAVVSIPSNIAEGYGRIHTRETERFLSISLGSACELETQLILSKDLGYISTELAQQLCDKTQGIIRMLTSLIKTLNK; encoded by the coding sequence ATGAATACTCACAAGGATTTGATTGTATGGCAGAAAGCAATGGAACTTGTCCTAGAAGTATACAAAGCTACAAAGACATATCCACGGGAAGAACTATTTGGATTAGCTTCCCAAATGCGTAGAGCCGTTGTATCAATTCCCTCGAACATAGCAGAAGGCTATGGCAGAATCCACACTCGTGAGACTGAGAGATTTCTCAGTATATCATTAGGTTCTGCGTGTGAGTTAGAAACTCAATTGATTCTATCGAAAGACTTAGGGTATATCTCGACAGAACTTGCACAGCAACTATGCGATAAGACCCAAGGCATAATTAGGATGCTAACGTCTTTGATTAAGACTCTGAACAAATAA
- a CDS encoding fumarate reductase/succinate dehydrogenase flavoprotein subunit, with amino-acid sequence MTKTLNSRIPEGPVAEKWTNYKAHQRLVNPKNKLKLDVIVVGTGLAGASAAASLGEMGFNVYNFCIQDSPRRAHSIAAQGGINAAKNYQNDGDSVYRLFYDTVKGGDYRAREANVYRLAEVSNDIIDQCVAQGVPFAREYGGMLANRSFGGAQVSRTFYAKGQTGQQLLLGAYSSLSAQVATGKVKLYTRYEMEDVVIVDGHARGIIAKNLVTGKLERFTANAVVIATGGYGNAYFLSTNAMGCNCTAAIQCYRKGAYMANPSYVQIHPTCIPVHGDKQSKLTLMSESLRNDGRIWVPKKLEDAKALQAGTKKGSDIPEEDRDYYLERRYPAFGNLVPRDVASRAAKERCDHGFGVNNTGLAVFLDFSESINRLGIDTILQRYGNLFDMYEEITDVNPGELANEINGVKYYNPMMIFPAIHYTMGGIWVDYELMTTVPGLFAIGECNFSDHGANRLGASALMQGLADGYFVLPYTIQNYLADQALWGKVPTDRPEFVEAEKAVMAETDRLMGIQGKRSVDSLHKELGHIMWEYVGMGRTKEGLEEGLKQLKALREEFNSNLFIPGKQDGLNVELDKAIHLRDFILMGELVAYDALHREESCGGHFREEHQTEEGEAKRDDENFFYVGCWEYQGDDTKTPELIKEPLEYEAIKVQTRNYKN; translated from the coding sequence ATGACTAAGACATTAAATTCCAGAATACCAGAAGGACCAGTAGCTGAGAAATGGACCAACTATAAGGCTCATCAGCGTTTGGTTAACCCAAAGAATAAACTGAAACTGGATGTTATCGTTGTTGGTACAGGTCTGGCTGGTGCCAGTGCTGCCGCTTCTCTCGGTGAGATGGGCTTCAACGTATATAACTTCTGCATCCAAGACTCACCACGTCGTGCGCACTCTATTGCTGCACAGGGTGGTATCAATGCTGCAAAGAACTATCAGAATGATGGTGACTCAGTTTACCGTCTGTTCTACGATACAGTAAAGGGTGGTGACTATCGTGCTCGTGAAGCTAACGTTTATCGTCTTGCTGAGGTGTCAAACGACATCATCGACCAGTGCGTTGCACAAGGAGTTCCATTCGCACGTGAGTATGGTGGTATGCTTGCTAACCGTTCTTTCGGTGGTGCACAGGTAAGCCGTACTTTCTATGCAAAGGGTCAGACCGGTCAGCAGTTGTTGCTTGGTGCTTACTCTTCATTGAGTGCACAGGTTGCTACAGGTAAGGTAAAGCTCTATACTCGTTATGAGATGGAGGACGTAGTTATCGTTGACGGTCACGCTCGTGGTATCATTGCTAAGAACCTTGTGACTGGTAAACTGGAGCGTTTCACAGCTAATGCTGTTGTTATCGCTACTGGTGGTTATGGTAACGCATACTTCCTTTCAACCAATGCTATGGGTTGTAACTGTACAGCAGCTATCCAGTGCTACCGTAAGGGTGCTTATATGGCTAACCCATCTTACGTTCAGATTCATCCAACTTGTATCCCTGTACACGGTGACAAGCAGTCTAAGCTGACGCTTATGTCAGAATCTCTGCGTAATGATGGCCGTATCTGGGTTCCTAAGAAGCTCGAAGATGCAAAGGCATTGCAGGCTGGTACGAAGAAGGGATCTGATATTCCAGAGGAAGATCGTGACTATTACTTGGAGCGTCGTTACCCAGCATTCGGTAACCTTGTACCTCGTGACGTGGCTTCACGTGCTGCTAAGGAGCGTTGCGACCACGGATTCGGTGTTAATAACACTGGTCTTGCTGTGTTCCTCGACTTCTCTGAGTCTATCAACCGCCTTGGTATCGATACAATTCTTCAGCGTTATGGTAACCTCTTCGATATGTATGAGGAGATTACAGACGTTAATCCAGGCGAACTCGCTAATGAGATTAACGGCGTGAAGTACTATAATCCAATGATGATCTTCCCTGCTATCCACTACACAATGGGTGGTATCTGGGTTGACTATGAGCTGATGACAACCGTTCCTGGTCTGTTTGCGATTGGTGAGTGTAACTTCTCTGACCATGGTGCTAACCGTCTTGGTGCTTCTGCTTTGATGCAGGGTCTTGCTGATGGTTACTTCGTATTGCCATATACTATCCAGAACTATCTCGCTGATCAGGCACTCTGGGGCAAGGTTCCAACTGACCGTCCTGAGTTTGTTGAGGCTGAGAAGGCTGTTATGGCTGAGACAGATCGTTTGATGGGTATCCAGGGTAAGCGTTCTGTTGACTCTCTCCACAAGGAGCTTGGTCATATCATGTGGGAGTATGTAGGTATGGGTCGTACCAAGGAAGGTCTTGAGGAAGGTCTTAAGCAGTTGAAGGCTCTTCGTGAGGAGTTCAACTCTAACCTCTTTATTCCTGGTAAGCAGGACGGCTTGAATGTTGAGCTTGACAAGGCAATTCACCTCCGTGACTTCATCCTTATGGGTGAGCTCGTAGCTTATGATGCATTGCATCGTGAGGAGAGTTGTGGTGGTCACTTCCGTGAGGAGCACCAGACTGAGGAAGGTGAGGCTAAGCGTGACGACGAGAACTTCTTCTATGTTGGCTGCTGGGAGTATCAGGGTGATGACACCAAGACTCCAGAGCTTATCAAGGAACCTCTCGAGTATGAGGCAATCAAGGTACAAACACGTAATTATAAAAACTAG
- a CDS encoding succinate dehydrogenase/fumarate reductase cytochrome b subunit: MWLINSSIGRKVIMSVTGMALILFMTFHCCMNLVALFSGKAYNMICELLGANWYAVVATAGLGALAVCHIVYAFILTAQNRRARGDNRYAVTEKPATVEWASQNMLVLGLIVLLGIGLHLFNFWYNMMFAELTGMHVQIPPSHGFEYIQVTFANPVYVVLYVIWIAALWFHLSHGFWSAMQTVGVNGKVWFNRWKTIGNIYVTLLMLGFLIVVLAFAFHCAPSLCCAA; the protein is encoded by the coding sequence ATGTGGTTAATCAATTCATCTATTGGTAGAAAGGTGATTATGTCAGTTACTGGCATGGCCCTGATCCTATTCATGACGTTCCACTGCTGTATGAATCTTGTTGCGCTCTTCTCTGGAAAGGCTTACAACATGATTTGTGAGCTGTTGGGTGCCAACTGGTATGCAGTAGTAGCTACTGCTGGTCTTGGCGCATTGGCAGTTTGTCACATCGTTTATGCGTTCATTCTTACAGCGCAGAACCGCCGTGCACGTGGTGACAATCGTTATGCTGTTACAGAGAAGCCTGCAACTGTAGAGTGGGCAAGCCAGAACATGCTTGTTCTCGGTCTTATCGTGTTGCTCGGTATTGGACTTCACCTCTTTAACTTCTGGTACAACATGATGTTTGCAGAGCTTACAGGTATGCATGTTCAGATTCCACCAAGTCATGGTTTTGAGTACATCCAGGTAACATTTGCTAATCCTGTTTACGTAGTTCTCTATGTTATTTGGATTGCAGCATTGTGGTTCCACCTCTCTCACGGTTTCTGGAGTGCTATGCAGACAGTGGGTGTCAACGGTAAAGTATGGTTCAACCGTTGGAAGACCATTGGTAATATCTATGTTACGCTGTTGATGCTTGGCTTCCTCATTGTAGTGCTTGCATTTGCTTTCCATTGTGCACCAAGCCTTTGCTGTGCTGCATAA
- a CDS encoding beta-N-acetylglucosaminidase domain-containing protein translates to MKQKKFLVTFALGLCALTATHAQDNDFDLGSQRSEVQLVNPVPGKKIDHQGLVINPTPRYVKLTGEGTVDISGGVKLDQPQPARKQSWDYWTDLNFLSRADKGLPMKIQLVKIPVVMDKNGQSGATTDGAYTLKITKKGITLQASNDLGVFYGIQTLRQIMENPSVEGGKKLPCLEINDAPVFAYRGVVEGFYGTPWSHAVRLSLIDFYGKYKMNTYIYGPKDDPYHSSPNWRLPYPENEMKDIKELVAACKKNRVDFVWAIHPGKDIKWNEEDYQNLVHKLDLMYQAGVKSFAIFFDDISGEGTNPNRQVELLNRLTKEFVKAKGDVAPLIICPTDYSKLWAKADENGPLSIYGKTLDPSVRVFWTGDVVCSDVTKSTLDWVDSRIKRPAFFWWNYAVTDYVRNLVLQGPVYGLDTSLTDKDMCGLVSNPMEHGEASKLSLYSVADYTWNPADYNPIDSWERGLEVMMPRAKEAYRTFAIHSADTETGYRRDESWETETFRLADYTKEKRDKLYQEFERVAKAPAEIEAGCTDNLLIKELKPWLTEFAKLGERGKNAIELMDLYRSGDNLKFWSKYVKSRMSAEDKKAYEAHKSGTMKLQPFYDFAMDDLGDAFYEKLSGEKAFTLRGIGSYKNLKTTQAGLMFDGDSITHYTSGEAQKAGDWMGVALPEPMAVREVHILQGRNSTDDCDFYDHAALEYSVDGKTWNTLLGDMKNQYDILWQGDPVQARYIRLRRLDSDRKNWASIRSFVVVPAGAASLEFENSKAGSSDVLLAFDHQPGTSFKNTGAVSFEVPSGMTSYTFMLSLPEGGSVRICQYDKRNKLKAEFTSNEPFFTVDVAKKVTRMELIGKAEVFEIIPKK, encoded by the coding sequence ATGAAACAAAAGAAGTTTTTAGTGACTTTCGCTTTGGGTCTCTGTGCCCTAACGGCAACCCATGCACAGGATAATGACTTCGACTTAGGCAGTCAACGTTCGGAAGTGCAGTTAGTTAATCCTGTTCCTGGTAAGAAGATTGACCATCAGGGACTCGTTATTAATCCTACACCACGTTACGTAAAGCTGACAGGTGAGGGAACAGTAGACATCAGTGGTGGTGTTAAACTTGACCAACCGCAGCCTGCTCGTAAACAGAGTTGGGACTATTGGACTGACCTTAACTTCCTTTCTCGTGCTGATAAGGGTCTTCCTATGAAGATACAATTAGTAAAGATACCAGTGGTTATGGATAAGAACGGTCAGAGTGGTGCTACTACTGACGGTGCTTACACATTGAAAATTACTAAGAAGGGAATCACACTTCAGGCTTCTAATGACTTAGGAGTATTCTATGGCATACAGACTTTGCGCCAAATTATGGAGAACCCATCCGTAGAAGGCGGTAAGAAACTACCTTGTTTGGAAATCAATGATGCACCAGTATTTGCCTATCGTGGTGTTGTTGAGGGTTTCTATGGTACACCATGGTCGCACGCAGTACGCCTGTCATTGATTGACTTCTACGGTAAGTACAAGATGAATACTTATATTTATGGACCAAAGGACGACCCTTATCACAGTTCTCCTAACTGGCGTCTGCCTTATCCAGAGAATGAGATGAAGGACATCAAGGAACTTGTTGCAGCCTGCAAAAAGAACCGTGTAGACTTCGTTTGGGCTATTCATCCGGGCAAGGATATCAAGTGGAACGAGGAAGATTATCAGAACCTTGTGCACAAACTTGACCTCATGTATCAAGCTGGTGTGAAGTCATTTGCTATCTTCTTTGATGATATTTCAGGCGAGGGAACCAACCCTAACCGACAAGTTGAGTTGTTGAATCGTTTGACAAAGGAGTTTGTAAAGGCGAAGGGCGACGTTGCTCCGCTGATTATTTGTCCTACAGACTATTCTAAGTTGTGGGCAAAGGCAGATGAGAATGGACCTTTGAGCATCTATGGTAAGACCCTCGACCCATCTGTACGAGTGTTCTGGACAGGCGATGTTGTTTGTAGCGATGTGACAAAGAGTACACTCGATTGGGTGGATAGTCGCATCAAGCGTCCTGCTTTCTTCTGGTGGAACTATGCCGTAACAGACTATGTTCGCAACCTTGTATTGCAGGGTCCTGTTTATGGATTAGATACATCACTCACGGATAAGGATATGTGTGGACTCGTCAGCAACCCTATGGAGCATGGAGAAGCTTCAAAACTCTCTCTCTACAGTGTAGCTGATTACACATGGAATCCAGCTGATTATAACCCAATTGATAGTTGGGAGCGTGGTTTGGAAGTGATGATGCCACGTGCAAAGGAGGCTTACCGCACCTTCGCTATCCATTCTGCCGATACGGAGACAGGCTATCGTCGTGACGAATCTTGGGAAACTGAGACCTTCCGTTTAGCTGATTACACCAAGGAAAAGCGTGATAAACTCTATCAGGAGTTCGAACGTGTGGCTAAAGCACCTGCTGAGATTGAGGCTGGTTGCACTGATAATCTCTTGATAAAGGAGCTAAAACCTTGGCTGACTGAGTTTGCTAAGTTAGGCGAACGTGGTAAGAATGCTATCGAATTAATGGACCTCTATCGTAGTGGTGACAATTTGAAGTTCTGGAGTAAGTATGTTAAGAGCCGTATGTCTGCAGAAGATAAGAAAGCTTACGAGGCTCATAAGTCGGGTACTATGAAGTTGCAGCCATTCTACGACTTCGCTATGGACGATCTTGGTGATGCCTTCTATGAGAAGCTTTCAGGCGAAAAGGCATTCACACTACGTGGTATCGGTTCTTATAAGAATCTTAAAACTACTCAAGCTGGTTTGATGTTCGATGGCGATAGCATAACACATTACACCTCTGGTGAGGCACAGAAGGCTGGTGACTGGATGGGTGTAGCCCTCCCTGAACCAATGGCAGTACGTGAGGTACATATCCTTCAGGGTCGTAACTCTACTGATGATTGCGACTTCTATGACCATGCAGCACTTGAGTATTCTGTTGACGGCAAGACATGGAATACCCTGTTGGGCGATATGAAGAACCAGTATGACATCCTTTGGCAGGGCGATCCGGTGCAAGCACGTTATATTCGCTTGCGTCGTCTTGACTCAGACCGTAAGAACTGGGCTTCTATTCGTTCGTTCGTAGTGGTACCTGCTGGTGCAGCTTCGCTTGAGTTTGAGAATTCTAAGGCTGGATCAAGCGATGTTCTTCTTGCGTTCGATCATCAGCCTGGTACATCTTTCAAGAATACAGGTGCTGTTTCGTTCGAGGTACCAAGTGGTATGACTTCTTACACTTTCATGCTTTCATTGCCAGAGGGTGGTTCTGTTCGTATTTGTCAGTATGATAAGCGTAACAAGTTGAAGGCTGAATTCACTTCTAATGAGCCTTTCTTCACAGTTGATGTGGCAAAGAAAGTAACGCGTATGGAGTTGATTGGTAAGGCAGAAGTGTTCGAGATTATTCCAAAGAAGTAA
- a CDS encoding DNA-binding protein, with amino-acid sequence MIFFKVKENVLRVGPRKGQKAYSAVPKAPSKFSAAWLVERIVRETSLSEGDVRNVLITLKNITKEVVSLGGSLDLGDIFSFRTVINSKMETNEKDVCAESLKKPHIVVAWKEPVRKALKDIQVDVDNPARRKQKEKSPSPDPEPKEGGPAAG; translated from the coding sequence ATGATCTTTTTTAAAGTAAAGGAGAATGTTCTCCGAGTTGGTCCTCGTAAAGGACAGAAAGCGTATAGCGCAGTACCAAAAGCACCGAGTAAGTTTAGCGCTGCATGGCTGGTTGAGCGCATTGTCCGCGAGACTTCATTGAGTGAGGGCGATGTGCGTAATGTGCTTATCACGTTGAAGAATATCACTAAAGAGGTGGTTTCATTGGGTGGTTCGTTAGACCTTGGCGACATCTTCTCGTTCCGCACGGTTATTAACTCGAAGATGGAAACTAACGAGAAGGATGTTTGTGCCGAGTCGTTGAAAAAACCGCATATTGTAGTGGCATGGAAGGAGCCAGTCCGTAAGGCATTGAAGGATATTCAGGTGGATGTGGATAACCCTGCGAGGAGGAAACAGAAAGAGAAAAGTCCATCCCCTGATCCCGAACCGAAAGAAGGAGGACCAGCAGCAGGATAG